Proteins found in one Candidatus Poribacteria bacterium genomic segment:
- a CDS encoding sulfatase, with protein sequence METTRKPNLIFVFGDQHRQCDVGCAGNPQVQTPAMDQLAQEGMFFPNTFTNVPICVPARGCLMTGKYPLNHKAVSNDLPLPLSETGVAEVFRDAGYATGYIGKWHLGGMPRDKFITPEMRFGFDHWIGWNCHHNYFNAPYHDSDGNQMQIEGYEPDFQTDQAIQYCREHVDEPFCLYMSWGPPHNPYEHVPERYKEMYPPEEIQLRPNAVDTPATRKDLSGYYAHITALDENLERLMQALDELGIADDTILVYTSDHGDMLGSHGHVRKERPWEESSRIPFMIRWPRRIPAGVTRDTLLSLVDFMPSMLSLCDLPIPDGVEGLDLSRAMFGETVDEPESVLLGVPLHGSEGFHFGIREWRGVRTHRHTYARHYDGTGWLLYDNDNDPYQLNNLIDDTDSQGLRAELETELQQWLTRVNDPFLPGIEHIRQLGLSELWNISEQRFGGGKPRWA encoded by the coding sequence ATGGAAACCACTCGTAAACCCAATCTAATTTTTGTCTTTGGTGACCAGCACCGTCAATGTGATGTCGGGTGTGCAGGCAACCCACAAGTGCAAACACCTGCGATGGATCAACTCGCACAGGAGGGGATGTTTTTCCCGAACACCTTCACTAACGTCCCGATATGTGTGCCTGCGCGTGGATGCCTCATGACAGGCAAGTATCCTTTGAACCATAAGGCTGTTTCCAACGATCTGCCGCTTCCGTTGTCCGAAACAGGTGTAGCGGAGGTCTTTAGGGATGCTGGCTACGCAACTGGTTACATCGGTAAATGGCATCTCGGTGGGATGCCGAGAGATAAGTTTATCACACCTGAGATGCGCTTCGGCTTTGATCATTGGATCGGATGGAATTGCCACCATAACTATTTCAACGCGCCTTATCACGACTCTGATGGAAATCAGATGCAGATTGAAGGCTACGAACCGGATTTCCAAACCGATCAAGCGATTCAATACTGCCGCGAACACGTTGATGAACCTTTCTGCCTCTATATGAGTTGGGGACCGCCACATAATCCTTATGAACACGTCCCTGAACGCTACAAGGAGATGTACCCGCCGGAGGAGATTCAGTTACGTCCGAATGCTGTAGACACACCCGCAACACGGAAAGACCTCTCTGGATACTACGCCCATATCACAGCGTTAGATGAAAACCTCGAACGCTTGATGCAAGCACTCGACGAACTCGGTATTGCAGACGATACCATTCTCGTTTATACATCCGATCACGGGGATATGCTCGGCAGCCACGGACACGTCCGAAAAGAACGACCATGGGAGGAATCAAGCCGTATTCCTTTTATGATCCGCTGGCCCCGCAGAATACCCGCAGGCGTTACCCGCGATACCTTGCTCAGTCTCGTTGACTTCATGCCGTCAATGCTGTCTTTATGTGACCTACCTATCCCTGATGGTGTTGAAGGTCTTGACCTCTCAAGAGCGATGTTCGGTGAAACGGTTGATGAACCAGAGTCCGTGCTGCTTGGGGTGCCTTTACACGGGAGCGAAGGTTTCCACTTCGGTATCCGCGAGTGGCGCGGTGTCCGAACACATCGCCACACTTATGCACGCCATTATGATGGCACAGGTTGGCTCCTTTACGATAACGATAACGATCCCTACCAGCTGAACAACCTCATAGACGACACCGACTCACAGGGACTTCGTGCAGAATTAGAGACGGAACTTCAGCAATGGCTAACCCGAGTAAACGATCCATTCCTACCCGGAATTGAACACATCCGACAACTCGGTCTATCTGAACTCTGGAATATCAGTGAGCAGCGATTCGGCGGTGGAAAACCCCGCTGGGCATAA
- a CDS encoding phytanoyl-CoA dioxygenase family protein, with the protein MTDEEKFRFDLSGFLVRPAILERDEVEAIVEQIDRIHHNKESLPPEHRAVPGGPASVLIDHPKVLDVLHEIIGPEVRLESTFSVWREKGRRHGELHGGGPRQADPIFGYRVNNGQIHAGMVRVVFELTDISKNDGATHFIAGSHKSNFPMHPDHMSLEEGKRSPFLMTYECPAGSAIFFTENLCHAGPVWQRETPRVAVLNAYAHLATHWHRLRIPPAVLSALPREKQAYFREPWVADFRTRPATRNTIERFLDNDEPPVNTDHKP; encoded by the coding sequence ATGACTGATGAAGAAAAATTTCGATTTGACTTAAGTGGATTCCTCGTGCGTCCCGCGATCCTTGAGCGCGACGAAGTAGAGGCAATCGTTGAGCAGATTGACCGGATACATCATAACAAAGAATCCTTACCGCCGGAACACCGTGCTGTACCGGGTGGTCCCGCGAGCGTGCTGATTGATCACCCCAAAGTCCTTGATGTCCTACACGAAATCATCGGACCCGAGGTCCGGTTAGAGAGCACCTTCTCCGTCTGGCGCGAAAAAGGGCGGAGACACGGTGAACTCCACGGGGGTGGACCGAGACAGGCAGATCCGATCTTCGGGTATCGCGTCAACAACGGACAGATCCATGCTGGCATGGTGCGCGTCGTCTTTGAACTGACAGATATTTCTAAAAACGATGGAGCGACGCACTTTATAGCCGGGAGTCACAAGTCTAACTTCCCGATGCACCCTGACCACATGTCGTTAGAGGAGGGGAAGCGTAGTCCGTTCCTAATGACCTACGAATGCCCCGCTGGCAGTGCAATCTTCTTCACGGAAAACCTGTGTCACGCCGGTCCCGTATGGCAACGAGAGACACCGCGTGTGGCAGTGCTAAACGCTTATGCACATCTCGCAACACATTGGCACCGGCTACGGATTCCGCCTGCAGTGCTATCCGCTTTACCGCGTGAAAAGCAGGCGTACTTCCGGGAACCATGGGTTGCAGATTTCCGGACGCGACCGGCAACGCGAAACACAATTGAGCGGTTCCTTGACAACGACGAACCGCCTGTTAATACCGATCACAAGCCGTGA
- a CDS encoding alkaline phosphatase family protein: protein MKKRVLIIGWDCAAPELVFEAFKDDMPNTHRLMSEGTYGGLESTIPPITVPAWMCMMTSRDPGELGIYGFRNRKDYSYDALTIANAHAIKVPTLWDLLGQVGKKSVVLGVPLTYPAKPFLGWMVTSFLTPDRNPQWTFPRRLSREVDQVASDYMIDIPNFRTDRRAELEQQLLKMTTERFKLARHLIKTKDWDFFTMVEMGSDRLHHAFWRFWDTTHREYEPNSPFSETMRNYYRVLDAELGETLACVDENTTVIVVSDHGAKRMDGGICVNEWLQKHGYLTLKTEPQEITRWTPDMVDWQKTKAWGEGGYYGRIFINVEGREPHGTVSAGDYENVRDELKAQLEAIVDEDGNNINTRVFKPEAVYRECRNIAPDLIVYFGNLFWRSVGSVGYNSIYTYENDTGPDDCNHAEMGIFILKSPSHSSVGAPSGSRQQSIYDIAPTVLNEFGINIPEAMQGKPI, encoded by the coding sequence ATGAAGAAGCGAGTACTCATTATCGGTTGGGATTGCGCAGCACCTGAACTCGTCTTTGAAGCGTTTAAAGACGACATGCCAAATACACATCGCTTGATGTCAGAAGGTACGTATGGCGGACTGGAAAGCACTATCCCGCCTATCACCGTGCCTGCCTGGATGTGCATGATGACCAGCCGCGATCCCGGTGAACTTGGTATCTATGGCTTTCGGAACCGCAAAGACTACTCCTACGATGCTTTGACGATTGCTAACGCACACGCCATAAAAGTACCAACGCTCTGGGACTTGTTAGGGCAAGTTGGAAAGAAATCGGTCGTTCTTGGAGTGCCGCTCACCTATCCCGCCAAGCCGTTCCTGGGTTGGATGGTCACCAGTTTCCTCACACCTGACCGCAATCCGCAGTGGACGTTTCCAAGGCGACTATCGCGGGAAGTTGATCAGGTCGCAAGCGACTACATGATTGACATTCCCAACTTCCGAACCGACCGGCGCGCCGAACTGGAACAACAACTTCTCAAGATGACCACCGAACGCTTTAAACTCGCACGTCATCTGATTAAGACAAAAGATTGGGATTTCTTTACGATGGTCGAAATGGGTTCTGATCGACTCCATCACGCCTTCTGGCGATTTTGGGATACAACGCATCGGGAATATGAGCCGAATTCGCCGTTCTCTGAGACGATGCGGAACTACTATCGCGTTCTCGACGCAGAACTCGGAGAGACATTAGCATGTGTAGACGAGAATACCACTGTCATAGTCGTCTCCGACCACGGGGCAAAACGGATGGACGGCGGGATTTGCGTCAACGAATGGCTCCAAAAACACGGTTACCTAACGCTTAAAACTGAACCACAAGAGATTACACGATGGACACCGGATATGGTGGATTGGCAAAAAACAAAAGCGTGGGGAGAAGGTGGATATTACGGGCGGATTTTTATAAATGTTGAAGGCAGAGAACCTCACGGAACCGTTAGCGCGGGAGATTATGAAAACGTCCGAGATGAATTAAAGGCACAACTTGAAGCCATCGTAGACGAAGACGGAAATAACATCAACACGCGGGTCTTCAAACCCGAAGCAGTCTACCGAGAATGCCGAAATATCGCACCAGATCTTATTGTCTACTTCGGCAACCTCTTTTGGCGTTCCGTAGGAAGCGTCGGATACAACAGCATCTATACCTATGAAAACGATACTGGACCTGATGATTGTAACCACGCAGAAATGGGCATTTTCATTCTCAAGTCTCCGTCTCATTCCTCTGTAGGAGCACCCTCCGGGTCGCGACAACAGAGTATATACGACATTGCCCCAACGGTACTCAATGAATTCGGCATCAACATCCCCGAAGCGATGCAAGGAAAACCAATTTAG
- a CDS encoding P1 family peptidase, translating into MNQTLTAIEGLTVGHATDATARTGCTVVLCPAGATAGVDVRGAAPGTRETEALRPGRLVQKAHAVLLTGGSAFGLDAAGGVVQYLEEQNIGFPAGPVRVPIVPAAVIFDLGVGDAQVRPDCEMGYQACLNATDEPVAMGAIGAGTGATVGKAPGVMSSPGGIGSACKYLDSGLIVAAITVVNALGNVVCPNTGEILAGGKEDDSFVDITERLLDANLVPGTNTTIGVVATNATLTPAEVNRVAEMAHDGMARAVRPSHTMFDGDTLFSLATGAHTGSGVNTVGILAAEVVAEAIVNAVTA; encoded by the coding sequence ATGAACCAAACACTCACGGCAATAGAAGGTCTTACAGTAGGCCACGCAACCGACGCAACTGCTCGGACAGGATGTACCGTTGTCCTCTGTCCAGCAGGTGCGACAGCAGGGGTTGATGTGCGCGGTGCTGCACCGGGGACGCGCGAGACGGAAGCACTCCGTCCGGGACGCTTGGTACAGAAAGCCCACGCGGTGCTATTGACCGGTGGAAGTGCGTTCGGTTTGGATGCTGCTGGGGGTGTCGTCCAATACCTTGAAGAACAGAATATCGGTTTTCCTGCGGGTCCCGTTCGCGTACCGATTGTTCCGGCTGCTGTGATTTTCGATTTGGGTGTCGGAGATGCACAGGTGCGTCCTGACTGTGAGATGGGGTATCAGGCGTGTCTTAACGCCACAGATGAACCCGTAGCGATGGGTGCTATTGGTGCTGGCACGGGTGCTACCGTCGGCAAGGCTCCTGGCGTTATGTCTTCTCCGGGGGGGATTGGTTCGGCGTGTAAATATCTTGATTCGGGTTTGATTGTCGCCGCGATTACAGTTGTCAATGCGTTGGGAAATGTTGTGTGCCCAAATACGGGTGAAATTCTCGCAGGCGGGAAAGAAGATGATAGTTTTGTGGACATCACAGAACGGCTGTTGGATGCGAATTTGGTTCCGGGGACAAACACGACGATCGGTGTTGTCGCTACAAATGCAACACTTACGCCTGCGGAGGTGAACCGAGTCGCAGAGATGGCACACGATGGCATGGCGCGTGCGGTCCGACCGTCACATACGATGTTTGATGGGGATACGCTTTTTTCGCTCGCTACAGGGGCACACACTGGAAGCGGTGTAAATACTGTTGGAATCTTAGCAGCAGAAGTTGTCGCGGAGGCGATTGTGAACGCTGTAACTGCCTAA